A stretch of Stigmatopora argus isolate UIUO_Sarg chromosome 22, RoL_Sarg_1.0, whole genome shotgun sequence DNA encodes these proteins:
- the pwwp2a gene encoding PWWP domain-containing protein 2A, with the protein MAAVATEPGAAAIRSTAPATSDDGSPEPGSGPIPKETPEPEPAAELCGLAAEDGEYADGDGEERRHVGPGPGPGPKPQPGKVQDGAPGDQVTPNRSCPERLSPGEGGSAQTAQRSTTTTITSSSNNNSSSSSSIVVVVAAAAAAAAAAQPKPSSSAVFLHSFPAPPPPAGAEADLSAAEAAEPSTDGAGRGRAYAAVGQDALSDVPEDGGGLRRGCPEPDIKPAQALASASPSADTSCLPLLGGGGAQVQAQDLNLSLGSEVRVSLDHVIDDALVVSFRLGEKLFSGVLMDVSKRFGPYGIPVTPFPPRRDGARRAASPEPEAAGQEDAPPRPPKEPPLFQEGAPYPPPLFIRDTYNQALPQPPPRKIKRPKRRYRCEEPTSIMNAIKLRPRQVLCDKCKGATGGRRVGPPDPRAEEASRRRKAAQGPVSAEVKRLRSDRGAKLNSKKTPAAKGNDGGKKPARNAQAARNSEPPTGNSEPPTAPPLGENGHGEGKALTRAAALQKRKVHFTRRLQQLSAALNGPALPPRMRLKPQRYRTDESQAPPSSPSPSARPPSSSADLDDARAGPRPPASRSVAPPSPFRGAPEEREGAAERADLSEGLSRPPPPSAGHGEGERPKRRRKSSTSSSSSSSSTSSSSAFSKSVSRCQLPDGRAVCVGDIVWAKIYGFPWWPARVLAMTVARRADGDGDGHAQGDGAGRREARVSWFGSPTTSFLPLAQLSPFLESFQSRFDRKRKGPYRRAISEAASAAKQLTPEVRALLTQFET; encoded by the exons ATGGCGGCCGTGGCCACCGAGCCAGGAGCTGCGGCCATTCGCTCGACGGCTCCGGCGACGAGCGACGACGGCTCGCCGGAGCCGGGCTCGGGGCCGATACCCAAAGAAACGCCGGAGCCCGAGCCGGCCGCTGAGCTGTGCGGCCTCGCCGCGGAAGACGGCGAGTACGCGGACGGAGACGGGGAGGAGCGCCGCCATGTCGGGCCGGGGCCGGGGCCGGGGCCGAAGCCGCAGCCGGGGAAAGTCCAAGACGGGGCGCCTGGCGATCAAGTCACGCCGAACCGTAGCTGTCCCGAGCGACTGTCTCCCGGGGAAGGCGGCTCGGCGCAGACGGCCCAGCggagcaccaccaccaccattaccagcagcagcaacaacaacagcagcagcagcagcagcatcgtcgtcgtggtcgccgcagccgcagccgccgccgccgccgcgcagcCCAAGCCCTCCTCGTCCGCCGTCTTCCTCCACTCCTTCCCGGCCCCGCCTCCTCCGGCCGGCGCCGAGGCCGACCTGTCCGCGGCGGAGGCGGCAGAACCGAGCACCGACGGCGCCGGGCGGGGCCGAGCCTACGCGGCCGTCGGCCAGGACGCCCTTTCGGACGTTCCGGAGGACGGCGGGGGCCTGCGTCGAGGCTGCCCGGAGCCCGACATCAAGCCGGCCCAAGCCTTGGCCTCGGCCTCGCCCTCGGCGGACACTTCCTGCCTTCCGctgctcggcggcggcggcgcgcaAGTGCAGGCGCAGGACCTGAATCTGAGCCTGGGCTCCGAAGTCCGGGTCTCTTTGGACCACGTCATCGACGACGCGCTGGTTGTCTCCTTCCGGCTGGGCGAAAAACTCTTCTCCGGGGTTCTCATGGACGTTTCCAAAAG GTTCGGACCCTACGGGATTCCCGTCACGCCGTTTCCGCCTCGCCGCGACGGCGCTCGGAGGGCGGCGTCCCCCGAGCCGGAAGCGGCCGGCCAAGAGGACGCGCCTCCCCGCCCGCCGAAGGAGCCGCCGCTGTTTCAGGAGGGGGCGCCGTACCCTCCGCCGCTCTTCATCAGGGACACTTACAACCAGGCCTTACCTCAGCCGCCGCCGCGCAAGATCAAGCGACCCAAGCGCCGCTACCGCTGCGAGGAGCCCACTTCTATCATGAACGCCATCAAGCTGCGCCCACGGCAGGTGCTGTGCGACAAATGCAAAGGAGCCACGGGCGGGCGGCGCGTGGGCCCCCCGGACCCCAGGGCCGAGGAGGCCTCGCGCCGGCGCAAGGCGGCCCAGGGGCCCGTGTCCGCCGAGGTCAAGCGACTGAGGAGCGACCGTGGCGCCAAGCTGAACTCGAAGAAGACGCCGGCGGCAAAGGGGAACGACGGCGGCAAGAAGCCGGCGCGGAACGCGCAGGCGGCCAGGAACTCGGAGCCGCCGACCGGGAACTCGGAGCCGCCGACGGCGCCCCCCCTCGGCGAGAACGGCCACGGAGAGGGCAAGGCCCTGACGCGCGCCGCCGCCCTGCAGAAGCGGAAAGTCCACTTCACGCGGCGGCTCCAGCAGCTGAGCGCCGCCCTGAACGGCCCCGCCTTGCCGCCTCGAATGCGCCTCAAGCCCCAAAGGTATCGTACCGACGAGTCGCAGGCCCCTCCCTCGTCCCCCTCTCCTTCCGCTCGCCCTCCTTCCTCTTCCGCCGACCTCGACGACGCTCGCGCCGgtccccgcccgcccgcctcgcGTTCCGTCGCGCCACCCTCTCCGTTCCGCGGCGCCCCGGAGGAGCGGGAGGGAGCGGCCGAGCGGGCCGACCTCTCGGAGGGCCTCTCGCGGCCGCCCCCGCCCTCGGCGGGCCACGGGGAAGGGGAGCGACCCAAGCGGCGGCGCAAGTCGTCCACCTCGTCGTCCTCTTCCTCGTCGTCCACCTCGTCCTCCTCCGCCTTCTCCAAGTCGGTGTCCAGGTGTCAACTGCCGGACGGGCGCGCGGTGTGCGTGGGCGACATCGTGTGGGCCAAGATCTACGGCTTCCCCTGGTGGCCGGCGCGGGTTCTGGCCATGACGGTGGCGCGGCGGGCCGACGGAGACGGCGACGGCCACGCCCAGGGCGACGGTGCGGGGCGTCGGGAGGCGCGCGTGTCCTGGTTCGGCTCGCCCACCACCTCCTTCCTGCCGCTGGCGCAGCTCTCGCCCTTTCTGGAGAGCTTCCAGTCGCGCTTCGACAGGAAGAGGAAGGGCCCGTACCGCCGCGCCATCTCCGAGGCCGCCAGCGCCGCCAAGCAGCTGACACCCGAAGTGCGCGCCCTCCTCAC